From bacterium, one genomic window encodes:
- a CDS encoding zf-HC2 domain-containing protein, with translation MSCREIKSSLPLFLAGELPQDEKSRIKIHLEKCLNCKKELELFQKSWDLLDIADKIQPSIAFKSKVRRKISENGYDCQKNKFLRMPEFLPKWVPAAVIMFLLMTGGGGLYLRKIFINQRIQNYALIFEYENTRIPDDLDLAEELELIENMHVLEEVELIDSINL, from the coding sequence ATGAGTTGCCGTGAAATAAAAAGCTCGCTGCCTTTATTCCTTGCAGGGGAGTTGCCGCAGGATGAAAAATCCAGGATAAAAATACATCTTGAGAAATGTTTAAATTGTAAAAAAGAATTGGAACTATTTCAAAAAAGCTGGGATTTGCTTGATATTGCTGATAAAATCCAGCCTTCAATTGCTTTTAAATCGAAAGTCCGCCGGAAGATTTCTGAAAACGGATATGACTGTCAGAAAAATAAATTTTTAAGGATGCCTGAATTTTTGCCAAAATGGGTGCCTGCGGCAGTTATAATGTTTTTATTAATGACCGGCGGCGGCGGGTTGTATTTAAGAAAAATTTTTATAAACCAAAGGATCCAGAATTACGCTTTGATATTTGAATATGAAAATACCCGGATCCCGGATGACCTGGATTTAGCGGAGGAATTGGAATTAATTGAAAATATGCACGTGCTGGAGGAGGTTGAATTAATTGATTCGATTAACTTGTAA
- the radC gene encoding DNA repair protein RadC: MAGKNCKKKIYEKAIKNWPQDERPREKLLRCGEHTLSDTELLAIILRTGIKGQSAVDLSRTIIQKFKTFRNMGHTNIKDWDIKGLGMAKIAQVKAAIEIGRRFGEEILKGKKVKIETSHDVAKILMNRLRDLKKEVFKVLYLDVKNQVIEIKEIEEGSVNQASPNVREILLPGLQNFSSGIICIHNHPSGDSSPSEEDRQFTRNVKDACGSLGLNFLDHIIIGDNKYFSFADKGLI; encoded by the coding sequence ATGGCCGGAAAAAACTGTAAAAAGAAAATATATGAAAAAGCGATAAAAAATTGGCCGCAGGATGAGAGGCCCAGAGAGAAGCTCTTGAGATGCGGTGAACATACTCTTAGCGATACGGAATTACTGGCCATAATATTACGGACAGGTATAAAAGGACAAAGTGCCGTTGATTTATCCAGGACGATTATCCAAAAGTTTAAAACATTTCGCAATATGGGCCATACAAATATTAAAGACTGGGACATAAAAGGTTTAGGAATGGCGAAGATTGCCCAGGTTAAAGCAGCTATTGAAATAGGCCGCAGGTTCGGAGAAGAAATTCTGAAGGGAAAAAAGGTAAAAATAGAAACTTCACATGATGTGGCAAAGATATTGATGAACAGGCTTAGAGACTTAAAAAAGGAAGTGTTTAAAGTGCTGTATCTGGATGTCAAAAACCAGGTAATTGAAATAAAAGAAATTGAAGAAGGTTCGGTAAACCAGGCAAGTCCAAATGTCAGGGAAATTTTACTGCCCGGTTTACAAAATTTTTCTTCGGGGATCATTTGTATCCATAATCATCCTTCAGGAGATTCATCTCCCAGTGAAGAGGACAGGCAATTTACAAGAAATGTAAAAGATGCCTGCGGCAGCCTGGGATTAAACTTTTTGGACCATATTATTATAGGCGACAATAAATACTTTAGTTTTGCGGATAAGGGATTGATATAA
- a CDS encoding response regulator — protein MRQKKFNILIINKNPKILDSLGLTLAEKGHLIMFALNLEMALEIMNNVRINLVIIGIIKEIENQAEILKKLKELFPMIPALITSGDKLKNKEYLKLLHYGASGFITASLNTEELERVFNRAVK, from the coding sequence ATGAGACAAAAAAAATTCAACATTCTAATTATTAACAAAAACCCTAAAATTCTTGATTCCCTGGGCCTGACCCTGGCAGAAAAAGGACATCTTATAATGTTTGCCCTAAATTTAGAAATGGCCCTGGAGATTATGAATAATGTCCGGATAAATCTGGTTATAATTGGTATTATTAAAGAAATAGAAAATCAAGCAGAGATTTTAAAAAAATTAAAAGAATTGTTCCCCATGATACCCGCCCTGATAACTTCGGGGGACAAATTAAAAAATAAAGAATATTTGAAATTACTGCATTACGGAGCTTCCGGGTTTATAACCGCATCATTAAATACCGAAGAACTTGAAAGAGTCTTTAACAGAGCGGTCAAATAA
- a CDS encoding RNA polymerase sigma factor, which produces MDEYLKDEDVQLMLRFKDGDNSSFEILLEKYQSPIINFLYKITGNKTEAEDLTQEVFIRVYHSGKKYIPQSKFSTWIYIIAKNTALNDIRRKKGILRFLKKDLEEPEKKIPDNKNPSALAQLELKDLQKVVKNAIDLLPPNQKIAVILSKYDSLSYEEISQIMDCSISSVKSLLNRAKISLKEKLEKYVYD; this is translated from the coding sequence GTGGATGAATATCTTAAAGATGAAGATGTCCAGCTAATGCTTCGTTTTAAAGACGGTGATAATTCATCCTTTGAAATTCTTCTTGAAAAATATCAGTCCCCGATAATTAATTTTTTATATAAAATAACAGGAAATAAAACAGAGGCGGAGGATTTGACCCAGGAGGTTTTTATCAGAGTATACCATTCCGGGAAAAAATACATTCCACAATCGAAATTCTCCACATGGATTTATATTATCGCGAAAAACACTGCGCTAAATGATATAAGAAGAAAAAAAGGTATTTTGCGTTTTTTAAAAAAGGATTTGGAAGAGCCAGAGAAAAAAATTCCGGATAATAAAAATCCATCAGCCTTGGCTCAGCTGGAACTAAAAGATCTCCAAAAAGTTGTTAAAAACGCGATTGATTTACTGCCGCCAAACCAAAAGATTGCCGTGATTTTATCTAAATATGATAGTTTATCCTATGAAGAAATTTCACAAATTATGGACTGTTCAATTTCTTCTGTAAAATCCCTTTTAAACCGCGCGAAAATATCTTTAAAAGAAAAACTTGAAAAATACGTTTATGATTAA
- the rlmB gene encoding 23S rRNA (guanosine(2251)-2'-O)-methyltransferase RlmB — protein sequence MNFQNKIWGKHPVLEAIKSGRREIKVIFFSKELKRDSVDEIKKLAREKNIDFVSKDKGFFYNFGQSHQGVAALLGDAERRIQTSVEDILEVSKKNGKPAFIILLDSIMDPHNLGAILRTAESAGVDGVIIPKHRACGLTGTVAKTSAGAVEHILIAEVTNLSQEIERLKSENIWVVGLDTRAEKSIYEMDLKIPLAIVIGSEGEGLHKLIKERCDFLANLPMNGKINSLNASVAAGICLYEAVRQRKNS from the coding sequence ATGAATTTTCAAAACAAAATCTGGGGGAAACATCCGGTATTAGAAGCGATAAAATCGGGCAGGAGGGAAATAAAGGTAATATTTTTCAGCAAGGAGCTGAAAAGGGATAGTGTTGATGAAATCAAAAAATTAGCCAGGGAGAAAAATATTGATTTTGTTTCCAAAGACAAAGGTTTTTTTTATAATTTCGGCCAGAGCCACCAGGGTGTCGCGGCGCTTTTAGGTGACGCGGAAAGAAGGATACAAACCAGCGTTGAAGATATTTTAGAGGTAAGTAAAAAAAATGGGAAACCGGCATTTATTATTCTTTTGGACAGTATCATGGATCCGCATAATCTCGGGGCGATCCTTCGCACGGCTGAGTCCGCCGGAGTTGACGGGGTGATTATTCCCAAACACCGCGCGTGCGGCTTAACAGGGACGGTTGCAAAAACCTCCGCAGGCGCGGTGGAACATATTTTGATTGCTGAGGTAACGAATTTATCGCAGGAAATCGAACGGCTGAAAAGTGAAAATATCTGGGTAGTAGGATTAGATACCAGGGCTGAAAAAAGTATTTATGAAATGGACCTGAAAATACCTTTGGCTATTGTTATTGGAAGCGAAGGAGAGGGCTTGCACAAATTGATTAAAGAAAGATGCGATTTTCTGGCCAATCTGCCCATGAACGGCAAAATAAATTCGCTTAACGCCTCTGTTGCCGCGGGAATTTGCCTGTATGAAGCGGTGAGACAGAGAAAAAATAGTTGA